The Streptomyces cynarae genome contains a region encoding:
- a CDS encoding inorganic phosphate transporter has translation MDTFALILTILVALLFAYTNGFHDSANAIATSVSTRALTPRAALAMAAVMNLAGAFLGSGVAKTVSEGLIQTPQGGKGMGILFAALLGAIVWNLITWYYGLPSSSSHALFGGLVGAALAGGTAVHWSGVVDKIITPMFLSPVVGLVVGYLVMTAIMWIFRRSNPHKAKRGFRIAQTVSAAGMALGHGLQDAQKTMGVVVMALVIADVEKYGDPIPVWVKLVSAAMLSLGTYAGGWRIMRTLGRKIIELDPPQGFAAETTGASIMFATAFLFKAPISTTHVITSAIMGVGATKRVNAVRWGVAKNIVLGWFITMPAAALVAATAFGLIDLAFL, from the coding sequence ATGGACACCTTCGCTCTCATCCTGACCATCCTGGTCGCACTCCTCTTCGCATACACCAACGGCTTCCACGACTCCGCGAACGCCATCGCGACATCGGTGTCGACGCGGGCGCTGACCCCGCGGGCGGCGCTGGCGATGGCGGCGGTGATGAACCTCGCCGGCGCCTTCCTCGGCAGCGGCGTGGCGAAGACGGTCAGTGAGGGGCTGATCCAGACGCCCCAGGGCGGCAAGGGGATGGGGATCCTCTTCGCGGCACTGCTCGGCGCCATCGTCTGGAACCTGATCACCTGGTACTACGGCCTGCCGTCGTCCTCGTCGCACGCGTTGTTCGGCGGACTGGTGGGCGCGGCCCTCGCAGGCGGTACGGCGGTGCACTGGTCCGGCGTCGTGGACAAGATCATCACCCCCATGTTCCTGTCGCCGGTGGTGGGCCTGGTCGTCGGCTACCTGGTGATGACGGCCATCATGTGGATCTTCCGCCGGTCCAACCCGCACAAGGCGAAGCGCGGCTTCCGGATAGCGCAGACGGTGTCGGCCGCGGGCATGGCGCTCGGCCACGGTCTGCAGGACGCGCAGAAGACGATGGGCGTCGTGGTGATGGCCCTGGTCATCGCGGACGTCGAGAAGTACGGGGACCCGATCCCGGTGTGGGTGAAGCTCGTCTCCGCGGCGATGCTGTCGCTGGGCACGTACGCGGGCGGCTGGCGCATCATGCGCACGCTGGGCCGCAAGATCATCGAACTGGACCCGCCGCAGGGGTTCGCGGCGGAGACCACGGGGGCGTCGATCATGTTCGCGACGGCGTTCCTGTTCAAGGCGCCGATCTCCACGACGCATGTGATCACCTCGGCGATCATGGGCGTGGGCGCGACCAAGCGGGTGAACGCGGTGCGCTGGGGCGTGGCGAAGAACATCGTCCTGGGCTGGTTCATCACGATGCCGGCGGCGGCGCTGGTCGCGGCCACGGCGTTCGGGCTGATCGACCTGGCGTTCCTGTAG
- the pstA gene encoding phosphate ABC transporter permease PstA, whose amino-acid sequence MSNALVADKRPSTLRGARLPKWSPWAIAAGSIAVACGIGAAAGLTSHVQWGLIAAILFLLGTYAIAARVEGRRQAKDRIATSLVWVAFLLAVIPLVSLVWTTVSRGVKVLDVYFLTHSMGVVPDSQPGGGIYHAILGSLEQVGLATVIGAPIGVLTAIYLVEYGRGRLAQAVTFFVDVMTGIPSIVAGLFILSLMLIFKMEPFGFAGSLALAILMMPVVVRSTEEMLKLVPNELREASLALGVPKWRTILKVVLPTSIGGITTGIMLSIARIAGETAPVLLLVFGNRFINANPFEGAQQSLPLYIYQQYANSAGANAAYDRAWAASLTLIAFVMILNLLARGIARWKAPR is encoded by the coding sequence ATGAGCAACGCACTTGTCGCCGACAAGCGCCCCAGCACCCTGCGCGGCGCCCGCCTGCCCAAGTGGTCCCCGTGGGCCATCGCCGCCGGTTCGATCGCCGTGGCGTGCGGCATCGGCGCCGCCGCCGGTCTGACGAGCCACGTCCAGTGGGGCCTGATCGCCGCGATCCTCTTCCTGCTCGGCACCTACGCCATCGCCGCGCGCGTCGAGGGCCGCCGTCAGGCCAAGGACCGGATCGCGACCTCCCTGGTGTGGGTGGCCTTCCTGCTCGCCGTGATTCCGCTGGTCTCCCTGGTGTGGACGACCGTCTCGCGCGGTGTGAAGGTCCTCGACGTCTACTTCCTGACCCACTCGATGGGCGTCGTCCCCGACTCCCAGCCCGGCGGTGGCATCTACCACGCCATCCTCGGCAGCCTCGAGCAGGTCGGCCTCGCCACCGTCATCGGTGCGCCGATCGGCGTGCTCACCGCCATCTACCTGGTGGAGTACGGGCGCGGCAGGCTCGCCCAGGCCGTCACCTTCTTCGTCGACGTGATGACCGGTATCCCGTCGATCGTCGCGGGTCTGTTCATCCTCAGCCTGATGCTGATCTTCAAGATGGAGCCCTTCGGATTCGCCGGTTCGCTCGCCCTGGCCATCCTGATGATGCCGGTCGTGGTCCGCTCCACGGAGGAGATGCTCAAGCTCGTCCCGAACGAGCTGCGCGAGGCGTCCCTCGCGCTCGGCGTCCCGAAGTGGCGCACCATCCTGAAGGTGGTCCTGCCCACCTCCATCGGCGGCATCACCACCGGCATCATGCTGTCGATCGCCCGTATCGCCGGTGAGACCGCGCCGGTCCTGCTGCTGGTGTTCGGCAACCGCTTCATCAACGCCAACCCCTTCGAGGGTGCCCAGCAGTCGCTGCCGCTGTACATCTACCAGCAGTACGCGAACAGTGCCGGCGCCAACGCGGCGTACGACCGGGCCTGGGCGGCGTCGCTGACGCTGATCGCCTTCGTGATGATCCTCAACCTGCTGGCCCGCGGCATCGCCCGCTGGAAGGCCCCGCGCTGA
- a CDS encoding metal-sensitive transcriptional regulator, with protein MTTTEAGATAPSGGTDAVVTDHDRGIHGYHKQKGEHLKRLRRIEGQIRGLQRMVDEDVYCIDILTQVSASTKALQSFALQLLEEHLRHCVADAALKGGAEIDAKVEEATKAIGRLLRT; from the coding sequence ATGACGACGACCGAGGCCGGCGCGACAGCGCCCTCGGGGGGCACCGACGCCGTGGTGACCGATCACGACCGCGGCATCCACGGCTACCACAAGCAGAAGGGCGAGCACCTCAAGCGCCTGCGCCGCATCGAAGGCCAGATCCGCGGCCTGCAGCGCATGGTCGACGAGGACGTGTACTGCATCGACATACTCACGCAGGTCTCGGCCTCCACCAAGGCCCTGCAGTCCTTCGCACTCCAGCTGCTGGAGGAGCATCTGCGCCACTGTGTCGCGGACGCCGCACTCAAGGGCGGCGCGGAGATCGACGCGAAGGTGGAGGAGGCGACGAAGGCGATCGGCCGCCTGCTGCGTACCTGA
- the pstB gene encoding phosphate ABC transporter ATP-binding protein PstB: MAKRIDVSGLTAYYGSHKAIEDISMSIEPRSVTAFIGPSGCGKSTFLRTLNRMHEVTPGGRVEGKVLLDDEDLYGSGIDPVSVRREVGMVFQRPNPFPTMSIFDNVAAGLRLNGNYKKSELADIVEKSLKGANLWNEVKDRLNKPGSGLSGGQQQRLCIARAIAVEPKVLLMDEPCSALDPISTLAIEDLIGELKERFTIVIVTHNMQQAARVSDRTAFFNLAAVGQPGKLIEIDDTERIFSNPSVQATEDYISGRFG, encoded by the coding sequence ATGGCCAAGCGAATCGACGTAAGCGGGCTCACCGCCTACTACGGCTCCCACAAGGCGATCGAGGACATCTCGATGTCGATCGAGCCGCGGTCGGTGACGGCGTTCATCGGCCCCTCCGGCTGCGGCAAGTCGACGTTCCTGCGCACCCTCAACCGTATGCACGAGGTGACGCCGGGCGGGCGCGTCGAGGGCAAGGTGCTGCTCGACGACGAGGACCTGTACGGCTCCGGGATCGACCCGGTCTCCGTCCGCCGTGAGGTGGGCATGGTCTTCCAGCGCCCCAACCCCTTCCCCACGATGTCGATCTTCGACAACGTGGCGGCCGGTCTGCGGCTGAACGGCAACTACAAGAAGAGCGAGCTGGCGGACATCGTCGAGAAGTCGCTCAAGGGCGCCAACCTCTGGAACGAGGTGAAGGACCGCCTGAACAAGCCGGGCTCCGGCCTGTCCGGTGGTCAGCAGCAGCGTCTGTGCATCGCGCGGGCGATCGCGGTGGAGCCGAAGGTGCTCCTGATGGACGAGCCCTGCTCCGCCCTCGACCCGATCTCCACCCTCGCCATCGAGGACCTGATCGGCGAGCTGAAGGAGCGCTTCACGATCGTCATCGTGACGCACAACATGCAGCAGGCGGCCCGTGTCTCGGACCGCACGGCGTTCTTCAACCTGGCGGCCGTGGGCCAGCCGGGCAAGCTGATCGAGATCGACGACACCGAGCGGATCTTCTCCAACCCGTCGGTCCAGGCGACCGAGGACTACATCTCGGGTCGCTTCGGCTGA
- a CDS encoding DUF47 domain-containing protein: MRFRLTPRETSFYDMFAASADNIVTGSKLLMELLGADASARAEIAERMRAAEHAGDDATHAIFHQLNSSFITPFDREDIYSLASSLDDIMDFMEEAVDLVVLYNVEELPKGVEQQIEVLARAAELTAEAMPNLRTMENLTEYWIEVNRLENQADQIHRKLLAHLFNGKYDAIEVLKLKQIVDVLEEAADAFEHVANTVETIAVKES, encoded by the coding sequence GTGCGCTTTCGTCTGACCCCCAGGGAGACGAGCTTCTACGACATGTTCGCCGCATCCGCGGACAACATCGTCACCGGCTCGAAACTCCTGATGGAACTGCTCGGGGCGGACGCCTCCGCCCGGGCCGAGATCGCAGAGCGTATGCGGGCCGCGGAACACGCCGGTGACGACGCCACGCACGCGATCTTCCACCAGCTGAACTCCTCGTTCATCACGCCGTTCGACCGTGAGGACATCTACTCCCTCGCCTCGTCCCTCGACGACATCATGGACTTCATGGAGGAGGCCGTCGACCTGGTCGTCCTCTACAACGTCGAGGAACTGCCGAAGGGCGTCGAGCAGCAGATCGAGGTGCTGGCGCGGGCTGCGGAGCTGACGGCCGAGGCGATGCCGAACCTCCGCACGATGGAGAACCTCACGGAGTACTGGATCGAGGTCAACCGGCTGGAGAACCAGGCGGACCAGATCCACCGCAAGCTGCTGGCCCACCTGTTCAACGGCAAGTACGACGCGATAGAGGTCCTGAAACTCAAGCAGATCGTGGACGTGCTGGAGGAGGCCGCGGACGCTTTCGAGCACGTGGCCAACACCGTGGAGACCATCGCGGTCAAGGAGTCCTGA
- a CDS encoding C40 family peptidase: protein MTVRKAWIWATVAVGAALSFVMLLVVGVYTVAGNLASGIGGGSVALAKNAVPAAYSAIVQKWGNLCSAINPALLAAQLYQESGFNPNAKSPAKAEGIAQFIPGTWAIHGIDGNGDGKADVWDPRDAIPSAASYDCKLASYVKDEPGNPTENMLAAYNAGAYAVIRYGGVPPYKETQNYVRTITTLAKSFAAPVQRLDPSKQAAGAINYAQQKLGTPYLWGGDGTPEEGGRFDCSGLTKAAYASVGITLPRVANDQYNAGPHPSRNELLPGDLVFFSHDPTDSRAIHHVGIYVGGGYMIDAPRTGAVIRFDPIDNSDYFGATRVTADGAKALPTTV from the coding sequence TTGACGGTGCGTAAGGCGTGGATCTGGGCGACCGTAGCCGTCGGTGCCGCGCTGAGCTTCGTGATGCTGCTCGTCGTCGGGGTCTACACGGTCGCCGGGAACCTCGCGAGCGGCATCGGCGGGGGATCCGTCGCCCTCGCCAAGAACGCCGTCCCCGCCGCGTACTCCGCCATCGTGCAGAAGTGGGGCAACCTGTGCAGCGCCATCAACCCCGCGCTGCTGGCCGCCCAGCTCTACCAGGAGAGCGGCTTCAACCCGAACGCCAAGAGCCCCGCGAAGGCCGAGGGCATAGCGCAGTTCATCCCCGGCACCTGGGCCATCCACGGCATCGACGGCAACGGCGACGGCAAGGCCGACGTGTGGGATCCGCGCGACGCGATCCCGTCGGCCGCCTCCTACGACTGCAAGCTCGCCTCCTACGTCAAGGACGAGCCCGGCAACCCGACGGAGAACATGCTCGCCGCGTACAACGCGGGGGCGTACGCGGTCATCCGGTACGGAGGCGTGCCGCCGTACAAGGAGACCCAGAACTACGTCAGGACCATCACCACCCTGGCAAAGAGCTTCGCCGCGCCCGTCCAGCGGCTCGACCCCTCCAAGCAGGCGGCCGGCGCGATCAACTACGCGCAGCAGAAGCTCGGCACCCCCTATCTGTGGGGCGGCGACGGCACTCCGGAGGAGGGCGGACGCTTCGACTGCTCCGGCCTGACCAAGGCCGCGTACGCGAGCGTCGGCATCACGCTGCCGCGCGTCGCCAACGACCAGTACAACGCCGGACCGCACCCCAGCCGCAACGAGCTGCTCCCCGGCGACCTGGTGTTCTTCTCGCACGACCCGACCGATTCCCGCGCCATCCACCACGTCGGGATCTACGTCGGCGGCGGCTACATGATCGATGCGCCGAGAACCGGTGCCGTGATCCGTTTCGACCCGATCGACAACTCCGACTACTTCGGGGCGACGCGTGTCACCGCGGATGGCGCGAAAGCGCTGCCCACGACGGTGTGA
- a CDS encoding FAD-binding oxidoreductase: MQRRTFIGGATAALAATVTTTACSGGASAGTGTSLRTDSAGAQAPANWTALARDLDGTLVRPGDRAWPTARQLYNTRFDGLKPAAVAYVAHTDDIRTALEYARVHRVKVAIRNGGHSYAGWSSGDGRLIIDVGKLNTIRASGSEAVIGAGSKLIDVYRALTAKGVTIPAGSCPTVGVSGLTLGGGHGVVSRAYGLTCDSLTQATLVTADGKQVVANATENKDLFWALRGAGNGNFGVVTELRFRTHPAPQAVSAYLTWPWSKAAAVLRAWQEWGPGQPDEIWSSCHLENGGTPTVSVAAFSLGTYGELQNAVDRLAAKVGAPARSVSLRRHSYRGAMEAYAGCSSFPTAAQCHLPGSTPGRSPQGALGRETYAARSDFFDRSIPAAGIQTLLRQIAQVRGGAGSVAFIALGGAVNRVAPTATAFVHRRSRMLAQYIASWRAGTSGATAQSWLNSAHTSMRGYASGAAYQNYTDPTLSNWRKAYYGDAATRLAQLKHRYDPDGFFTFPQSL; this comes from the coding sequence ATGCAACGGCGTACGTTCATCGGCGGGGCCACCGCCGCGCTCGCGGCGACGGTCACCACCACCGCGTGCAGCGGCGGTGCTTCAGCCGGCACTGGCACGTCCCTGCGGACGGACAGCGCCGGCGCACAGGCCCCCGCCAACTGGACGGCCCTGGCCAGGGATCTGGACGGCACCCTGGTGCGCCCCGGCGACCGCGCCTGGCCCACTGCCCGGCAGCTGTACAACACCCGCTTCGACGGACTGAAGCCGGCGGCCGTGGCGTACGTGGCGCACACCGACGACATCCGCACCGCGCTGGAGTACGCGCGCGTGCACCGCGTCAAGGTCGCCATACGCAACGGCGGGCACTCCTACGCCGGCTGGTCCTCGGGCGACGGACGGCTGATCATCGACGTGGGCAAGCTGAACACGATACGGGCGAGCGGCAGCGAGGCGGTCATCGGCGCGGGTTCCAAGCTGATCGACGTCTACCGCGCGCTCACCGCGAAGGGCGTGACGATACCCGCCGGATCGTGCCCCACGGTCGGCGTCTCCGGCCTCACCCTCGGCGGCGGCCACGGAGTGGTCTCCCGGGCGTACGGACTGACCTGCGACAGCCTCACCCAGGCGACCCTGGTCACGGCGGACGGCAAGCAGGTCGTCGCGAACGCCACCGAGAACAAGGACCTGTTCTGGGCCCTGCGCGGCGCGGGCAACGGCAACTTCGGCGTCGTCACCGAACTCCGCTTCAGGACCCACCCGGCGCCGCAGGCCGTCTCGGCTTACCTGACCTGGCCGTGGTCCAAGGCCGCCGCCGTGCTCAGGGCCTGGCAGGAGTGGGGCCCCGGCCAGCCCGACGAGATCTGGTCCTCCTGCCACCTCGAGAACGGCGGCACCCCCACCGTCTCCGTCGCCGCCTTCTCGCTCGGCACCTACGGCGAACTCCAGAACGCCGTCGACCGCCTGGCCGCCAAGGTCGGCGCCCCGGCACGCAGCGTCTCGCTCCGGCGGCACTCCTACCGGGGCGCGATGGAGGCGTACGCGGGCTGCTCCTCCTTCCCCACAGCCGCCCAGTGCCACCTGCCGGGCTCCACACCGGGTCGCAGCCCGCAGGGCGCCCTCGGCCGGGAGACGTACGCGGCCCGCTCCGACTTCTTCGACCGCTCGATCCCGGCGGCCGGCATACAGACGCTCCTGCGGCAGATCGCACAGGTGCGGGGCGGCGCGGGCAGCGTCGCGTTCATCGCGCTCGGCGGCGCGGTCAACCGGGTGGCGCCGACGGCGACGGCGTTCGTGCACCGCCGTTCGCGGATGCTGGCGCAGTACATCGCGAGCTGGCGGGCCGGCACCTCCGGCGCGACCGCGCAGTCCTGGCTGAATTCCGCGCACACGTCGATGCGCGGCTACGCGTCCGGGGCGGCGTACCAGAACTACACGGACCCGACCCTGTCGAACTGGCGGAAGGCGTACTACGGGGACGCGGCCACGCGCCTCGCCCAGCTGAAGCACCGGTACGACCCGGACGGCTTCTTCACATTCCCGCAGTCGCTGTGA
- a CDS encoding DUF5988 family protein → MGSKALLEGGPEELAGKVVPVVPPGQELKIPHRGGYEHYKVTTRHQDVEAQNVTVYRWWERTEVAE, encoded by the coding sequence ATGGGTAGCAAGGCACTTCTTGAAGGTGGACCCGAGGAACTGGCCGGGAAGGTCGTGCCGGTTGTTCCTCCCGGCCAGGAGCTCAAGATTCCGCACCGTGGTGGGTACGAGCACTACAAGGTCACCACGCGTCATCAGGATGTCGAGGCGCAGAACGTCACCGTCTACCGGTGGTGGGAGCGTACGGAAGTGGCCGAGTAG
- a CDS encoding phosphatase PAP2 family protein — protein MAGLAESGSNPDVDLLYDINGLAKEAPHWFDRVMGFVGEWGLLLAMVLLALWCWTSVRRRGGEDAASSVAAIVWAPLAAGIAVLVNVPIRGFVERPRPFVDHQGLDVLVSGKTDYSFVSDHATLTMAMAVGLFVANRKFGLLGLGLALLEGFCRVYMGVHYPTDVIGGFALGTAVALLLSPLATAMLTPVMKAVERSPRAGRLIRARGGRAAETVISGARREPSCPQDRDLAA, from the coding sequence ATGGCTGGACTGGCCGAGTCAGGGTCGAACCCCGACGTCGATCTGCTCTACGACATCAATGGCCTGGCCAAGGAAGCGCCGCACTGGTTCGACCGGGTCATGGGGTTCGTCGGCGAGTGGGGTCTGCTGCTCGCCATGGTGCTGCTCGCCCTGTGGTGCTGGACGAGTGTGCGGCGCAGGGGCGGTGAGGACGCGGCGTCCTCCGTGGCGGCGATCGTCTGGGCGCCCCTGGCCGCCGGTATCGCCGTGCTGGTGAACGTGCCGATCCGGGGCTTCGTGGAGCGCCCCCGGCCGTTCGTCGACCACCAGGGGCTCGACGTCCTCGTCAGCGGCAAGACCGACTACTCCTTCGTCAGCGACCACGCCACGCTCACCATGGCCATGGCCGTCGGACTCTTCGTCGCGAACCGGAAGTTCGGGCTGCTCGGTCTCGGCCTGGCGCTCCTCGAGGGCTTCTGCCGGGTCTACATGGGTGTGCACTACCCGACGGACGTCATCGGCGGCTTCGCCCTCGGCACGGCCGTCGCCCTGCTGCTCTCCCCGCTCGCCACGGCGATGCTCACCCCGGTCATGAAGGCCGTCGAACGCTCACCCCGCGCCGGCCGACTGATCCGGGCCCGCGGTGGGCGTGCCGCGGAGACCGTGATCTCCGGGGCGCGGCGCGAGCCGTCCTGCCCTCAGGACAGGGACCTGGCGGCGTAG